In the genome of Massilibacillus massiliensis, one region contains:
- a CDS encoding zinc-ribbon domain containing protein, with translation MTYQDKELTCKECGVEFAFTASEQSFYAEKGFQNEPSRCPECRAARKAQNNRGGGNGFRQQREMFDTVCSECGKDTQVPFKPTEGKPVFCRDCFQAHKSY, from the coding sequence ATGACCTACCAAGATAAAGAACTTACATGTAAAGAATGTGGAGTAGAATTTGCTTTTACTGCATCAGAACAATCTTTCTACGCTGAGAAAGGCTTCCAAAATGAACCTTCTCGTTGCCCTGAATGTCGTGCAGCTAGAAAAGCACAAAACAATAGAGGCGGCGGCAATGGATTCCGTCAACAACGCGAAATGTTTGATACAGTTTGTAGCGAATGCGGCAAAGACACACAAGTTCCTTTCAAACCAACAGAAGGAAAACCTGTTTTCTGTCGTGATTGCTTCCAAGCACACAAATCTTATTAA
- a CDS encoding N-acetylmuramoyl-L-alanine amidase family protein, whose amino-acid sequence MRIVVDGQKLSVNPRTTKDLLLIIKSLARLLNWQTLYDPSNEVIYVSTIKTNSLTNPADFPTPDVEELESARLQDKVICIDAGHGGNDPGAIGPTGTMEKDNTLAIAILLKEKLENNGASVIMTRSVEQDISYSNLSRQEVLNQRVVTANDSEADIFISIHNDSFSTSTASGTTTFHYGNEKAIELANYVQKALTDELNTTNRGIKFASFYILRYTTMPAILVEPAFISNPEEELLLTSADGRNKIAESIYDGIVRYFKV is encoded by the coding sequence ATGCGAATTGTCGTTGATGGACAAAAATTATCAGTAAATCCACGTACAACAAAAGATCTACTTCTTATCATAAAAAGTTTAGCACGTTTACTAAATTGGCAAACCTTATATGATCCAAGCAATGAGGTCATCTATGTATCTACCATAAAAACAAATTCTCTTACAAATCCTGCAGATTTTCCAACTCCCGATGTGGAAGAATTAGAAAGTGCTCGCCTTCAAGATAAAGTTATTTGTATTGATGCCGGTCATGGTGGGAATGATCCTGGAGCAATCGGTCCTACCGGAACTATGGAAAAAGATAATACGTTAGCAATTGCAATTTTATTAAAAGAAAAGCTCGAAAATAATGGTGCAAGCGTTATAATGACGCGCTCCGTAGAACAAGATATATCTTATTCTAACCTAAGCAGGCAAGAAGTATTAAATCAACGTGTTGTTACTGCGAACGATTCAGAAGCTGATATTTTTATAAGCATTCATAACGATTCATTTTCTACTTCTACTGCTTCAGGCACAACGACGTTTCACTACGGAAACGAAAAAGCAATTGAACTTGCAAACTATGTGCAGAAAGCATTAACAGATGAATTAAATACAACAAATCGTGGCATTAAATTCGCTAGTTTTTATATTCTTCGTTATACAACAATGCCAGCAATTTTAGTTGAACCGGCGTTCATATCCAATCCCGAAGAAGAACTTCTGTTGACCAGTGCAGATGGTCGTAATAAAATCGCGGAAAGTATCTATGATGGAATCGTCCGATATTTTAAAGTATGA
- the pepF gene encoding oligoendopeptidase F, which translates to MHKNSYFSNINHTSTDNTASSKIPTRDEIDPKFKWNLSDIYENESAFETDYQKTKTLIKNIAAFKDNLKKTDCLLNCLKLRDELSLKASHLFAYARMHQDENAKNSLYQARTSKVESLLSEVSAATSFIEPELIALPEKYINSLFLQNTEFDCYKFYFEDLLRQKKHILSPIEEEILAKAGELLKIPTNIYSMLTNADMTFPEITVESGDKIQLSEGRYNALIRSTNRQTRTDAFHQLFNTYAKYRNTFSTTLTSNIKNTNFYAKTKKYNSSLEAALENDNVPICVYTNLIDTIHKTLHPLHKYVDLKKKFLQLDEIHMYDLYVPLAKALPDDIKYQEGLQLVLHSLKPLGENYVNTLSKGSGAGWIDLYENQGKRTGAYSWGVYGVHPFVLLNYDNKYGAVSTLAHELGHAMHSYYSNQSQNYINSAYTIFCAEVASTTNEILLLDYMLEHEADPTKRIYFINQYLEQVRTTVYRQAMFAEFELITHKKIEKNEALTADLLEELWLTLNKKYYGNTIVIDDAIKIEWARIPHFYRPFYVYQYVTGYAAATTLAENLINEGSSAQRRYLKYLQSGGSDYSIHLLKAAGVDMSTSIPLKITLEKFNKRLKELEELLIKA; encoded by the coding sequence ATGCACAAAAATTCTTATTTTTCTAATATAAATCATACGTCAACGGACAACACGGCTTCATCCAAGATCCCCACACGTGACGAGATTGATCCTAAATTTAAATGGAACTTATCAGATATTTACGAAAATGAATCTGCATTTGAAACGGATTATCAAAAAACAAAAACTTTAATCAAAAATATTGCTGCTTTTAAAGATAATCTAAAAAAGACAGATTGTTTATTAAACTGTCTAAAGCTGCGAGACGAACTCAGTTTAAAAGCAAGTCATTTATTTGCATATGCTAGAATGCATCAAGACGAAAATGCTAAGAATTCTCTATACCAAGCGAGAACTTCAAAAGTAGAAAGTTTACTTTCGGAAGTTTCCGCTGCAACTTCTTTTATAGAGCCCGAGTTAATTGCTCTGCCGGAAAAATATATAAACTCGCTTTTTCTGCAAAATACCGAATTTGATTGCTATAAATTTTATTTCGAAGATTTATTACGGCAGAAAAAGCATATATTATCTCCTATAGAAGAAGAAATTTTAGCCAAAGCTGGAGAACTATTAAAAATTCCAACCAATATTTACAGTATGCTAACCAATGCTGATATGACCTTTCCTGAAATTACAGTAGAATCTGGTGATAAAATTCAATTAAGTGAAGGCCGCTATAATGCTCTTATTCGGTCGACAAATCGTCAAACTAGAACAGATGCTTTTCATCAGTTATTTAATACGTATGCAAAATATCGCAATACTTTTTCTACAACACTTACAAGTAATATTAAAAATACAAATTTTTATGCAAAGACAAAAAAATATAATTCCAGCTTAGAAGCTGCGCTTGAAAATGATAATGTTCCAATTTGCGTTTATACAAATTTAATTGATACCATTCATAAAACATTACATCCTTTACACAAATACGTTGATTTAAAGAAAAAATTTCTACAATTAGACGAAATTCATATGTATGATTTATATGTTCCTCTAGCGAAGGCTTTACCGGATGACATCAAGTATCAAGAGGGTCTCCAATTGGTACTTCATAGTTTAAAGCCTTTAGGTGAAAATTATGTCAATACGCTATCAAAAGGTTCTGGCGCAGGTTGGATCGATCTTTATGAAAACCAAGGAAAACGAACTGGTGCTTATTCTTGGGGCGTATATGGGGTACATCCTTTCGTTTTGCTAAATTATGATAACAAATACGGAGCTGTTTCGACTTTAGCACACGAGCTAGGGCATGCAATGCACAGTTATTACAGTAATCAATCGCAAAATTATATCAATTCTGCTTACACAATTTTTTGTGCCGAAGTTGCCTCCACAACCAATGAAATTTTACTACTTGACTATATGCTTGAACATGAAGCTGACCCTACTAAACGCATCTATTTTATCAATCAATATTTAGAACAAGTGCGCACAACAGTATATCGTCAGGCGATGTTTGCTGAATTTGAACTGATTACACACAAAAAAATCGAAAAAAATGAAGCACTCACGGCAGATCTATTAGAAGAACTTTGGTTAACGTTAAACAAAAAATATTATGGTAATACCATCGTAATTGATGATGCAATAAAAATTGAGTGGGCTAGAATTCCTCATTTTTATAGACCATTTTATGTTTATCAATATGTTACTGGTTATGCAGCTGCAACTACACTTGCCGAAAATTTAATAAATGAAGGTTCATCTGCCCAAAGACGATATTTAAAATATTTACAAAGTGGTGGATCTGATTACTCCATTCATTTACTGAAAGCAGCAGGTGTTGATATGAGCACTTCTATTCCATTAAAAATAACTTTGGAAAAATTTAATAAAAGGCTCAAGGAATTGGAAGAGTTACTAATAAAAGCTTGA
- the pckA gene encoding phosphoenolpyruvate carboxykinase (ATP), producing the protein MMGKLVSSENFLTGARKKFYNLSVVELVEKAISNREGILSDKGAICVTTGKHTGRSPKDKFIVDTKAVHDQISWTNNAPCSEATFNRLYEKMKEYAKDHELYVTDVFAGADPANRLQVKFINELAWQHLFIKQLFIKPKSEIIEKEGFTVICLPKFKANPELDGTNSETFIIINFDKNMVLIGGGEYAGEMKKSIFSVMNYILPQKGILSMHCSANVGKKGDVALFFGLSGTGKTTLSADPNRSLVGDDEHGWSDHGIFNIEGGCYAKCVKLTLESEPEIYNAIQFGSVLENVWIEGDRKPDYFNTILTENSRTAYPIEYIPNALIPSVAGHPKTVIFLTADAFGVLPPIAKLTKEQAMYHFLSGYTSKVAGTERGVTEPQATFSTGFGEPFLPLSPLKYARLLGEKIEKYNTNVYLVNTGWSGGPYGIGHRMNLKYTRAMITAALEGALDQVEWETDPIFRIAIPKECPEVPAEILKPMNTWAHKEDYQVQAKKLAKLFNQNVTKFKGEMSADILDAGPIAE; encoded by the coding sequence ATGATGGGAAAATTAGTAAGTAGCGAAAATTTTTTAACAGGAGCGCGTAAGAAATTTTATAATCTTAGTGTTGTAGAATTAGTTGAAAAGGCAATTAGCAACCGTGAGGGAATTCTTTCTGATAAAGGTGCAATTTGTGTAACAACTGGTAAACATACAGGCCGTTCTCCTAAAGATAAATTCATTGTAGATACGAAGGCTGTTCATGATCAAATCAGCTGGACAAATAATGCGCCTTGCAGTGAAGCTACTTTTAATCGCTTATATGAAAAAATGAAAGAGTACGCCAAAGATCACGAGTTGTATGTGACGGATGTTTTTGCTGGTGCGGATCCTGCAAATCGTTTACAAGTTAAATTTATCAATGAACTCGCATGGCAGCATCTATTTATCAAACAATTGTTTATTAAACCTAAATCTGAAATTATTGAAAAAGAAGGATTCACAGTTATTTGTTTACCAAAATTTAAAGCAAATCCAGAACTTGATGGTACAAATTCTGAAACTTTTATTATCATTAATTTTGATAAAAATATGGTGCTAATTGGTGGCGGCGAATATGCAGGCGAGATGAAAAAATCTATTTTTTCTGTCATGAATTATATTCTACCTCAAAAGGGAATCCTATCTATGCATTGTTCAGCAAATGTTGGGAAAAAGGGAGATGTAGCGTTATTCTTTGGTCTAAGTGGTACAGGAAAGACAACACTCTCAGCGGATCCTAATCGTAGTTTAGTCGGTGATGATGAACATGGCTGGAGTGATCATGGCATTTTTAATATAGAGGGCGGTTGTTATGCAAAATGTGTAAAATTAACGTTGGAGTCGGAACCTGAGATTTATAATGCGATTCAGTTTGGCTCTGTATTAGAAAATGTTTGGATTGAAGGAGATAGAAAGCCCGATTATTTTAATACAATTTTAACTGAGAATAGTAGAACCGCTTATCCAATCGAATATATTCCAAATGCTCTTATTCCAAGTGTAGCAGGACATCCTAAAACGGTCATTTTTTTAACTGCAGACGCGTTTGGGGTCTTACCACCAATTGCAAAATTAACAAAAGAACAAGCAATGTATCATTTCTTATCCGGTTATACAAGTAAAGTCGCTGGTACAGAACGTGGCGTTACAGAACCTCAAGCTACTTTTTCAACTGGATTTGGGGAACCATTCTTGCCGTTATCTCCATTAAAATATGCAAGATTACTTGGAGAAAAAATTGAAAAGTATAATACCAATGTTTATCTTGTTAATACTGGCTGGTCGGGTGGCCCTTATGGTATTGGTCATCGTATGAATTTAAAATATACAAGAGCAATGATCACTGCAGCACTAGAAGGGGCGCTTGATCAAGTAGAGTGGGAAACTGATCCTATTTTCCGCATTGCTATTCCTAAAGAATGTCCAGAAGTTCCTGCCGAAATATTAAAACCAATGAATACCTGGGCACATAAAGAAGATTATCAAGTGCAAGCAAAAAAATTGGCAAAATTATTTAACCAAAATGTCACGAAATTTAAGGGAGAGATGTCTGCAGATATTTTGGATGCTGGTCCGATAGCAGAATAG